A single region of the Granulicella aggregans genome encodes:
- a CDS encoding SDR family NAD(P)-dependent oxidoreductase yields the protein MGKLEGKVAVITGGSSGLALASAKRFVEEGAYVFITGRRQEQLDEAVKLIGRNVTGVRGDAANLEDLDRLFDTVKREKGRIDVLFASAGRGEALSLGEITEQHFDAAFDLNTRGTLFTVQKALPLFNDGGSIIMTGSVASVKGFPGFGVYAASKAALRSFARTWLNELKGRKIRVNVLSPGPIATPMQEEVLTKEAKEMFESLIPRGTMGQTGEIATVALLLASDDSSFVNGVELSVDGGMTAI from the coding sequence ATGGGAAAGCTTGAAGGTAAGGTTGCAGTCATCACGGGAGGATCGAGCGGCCTGGCACTGGCGAGCGCCAAGCGGTTCGTTGAAGAGGGTGCCTACGTCTTCATCACGGGCAGGAGGCAGGAGCAGCTCGATGAGGCCGTGAAGCTGATTGGCCGGAACGTCACCGGCGTGCGCGGTGACGCGGCCAATCTCGAGGACCTCGACCGTCTGTTCGATACGGTCAAGCGAGAAAAGGGCAGGATCGACGTCTTGTTCGCGAGCGCTGGCCGGGGCGAGGCCTTATCGCTGGGCGAGATTACCGAACAGCACTTCGATGCGGCCTTCGACCTGAATACGCGTGGAACTCTGTTTACTGTGCAGAAGGCGTTGCCGCTGTTCAACGATGGCGGATCGATCATCATGACCGGATCGGTTGCTTCGGTGAAGGGGTTTCCCGGTTTCGGCGTGTATGCGGCGAGCAAGGCAGCCTTGCGTTCCTTCGCACGCACGTGGCTCAACGAACTGAAGGGCAGGAAGATCCGGGTGAACGTGCTGAGCCCGGGGCCGATTGCTACACCGATGCAGGAAGAAGTTCTCACCAAGGAGGCGAAGGAGATGTTCGAGTCGCTGATCCCGCGGGGAACGATGGGGCAAACTGGGGAGATCGCAACGGTCGCGCTGCTTCTTGCTTCAGACGATTCGAGCTTCGTGAATGGGGTGGAGTTGAGTGTCGATGGCGGTATGACGGCCATCTGA